Within the Gloeobacter kilaueensis JS1 genome, the region AACCGGCGGAACCCTCAGACGAAGAGACCGAAGTCCTCGACGAGGTAAACGTCACGGCCACCCGCCGTCCGGCCCGCGCCCGCGATATTCCGTCGGTCGTCTACACGGTCAAAAAAGAGGACTTCCGCGCCCAGAACGCCCAGACAGCCACCGACGCGCTGTCGCTGGTACCGGGCTTTCAGGCGGCTCCGGCTCTGGGTGGTGTGCGCAACGCGGCGGCGGTCTTCTTGCGCGGCTTCGACGACCAGCGCTTTCAGGTTCTCAAGGACGGCTTACCTCTCGAGCGGTCTTCCAACGGTCGCAGCGACGTGTCGCGCTTTCAAGTCGAAGAACTGGAGCGCATCGAGGTCGTGACCGGCGGTGCCACCCTGCGCTATGGCTCTGGAGCGGTGGGCGGCGTCATCAACTTGATCACCGAGACGCCCAAGGGGCCGCCCAAGCTCACCCTGCAGTACCAGGGCGGCTCCTACGGCTTCAACAAGTTCGTCGCCAAGTACGGCGGCGGCGACGACACGTTTAGCTACAACTTCGTCTACACCGGCATCGTTGCCCCCAACCGCTATCCATTCCAGCTCACCAATCAGGCCAACGCCCAGTTCTACGGACCCAACGACTTTGCCAAAAACCCAAGCTGTCCGGCGCAGTTTGATCCCGACGGCAACTTACTCAACAACTGTGCCAACGGCGGTTTCCCAGACGGTACCCCCTTATTTGGCTTCCTCAAGCCCGAGGTGGGACCGCCGGTGACGGTGAGCGGCACCGCCGATTCCTCGAACGCCGCCAGCGACACCTACAGCGGTAAGCTCGTCTTCAAGCCCGATCCGAGTAACCGGATCACCGCTCGCGTCACCCAGCAAAATTCCTCTACCGAGTCGAACAGTCCGGGTGCCTACTACTTCTCGCCCTGCGTCGGTGGTCCATCGAATTTTCCAAACGGTACGCTCAGCTTTGACCGCTCGGTAGCGGTTGATCGCTCCGGTCGCGAGGTGGGCTGCGGCCCGCAGCGCTTTATCATCAATACGCCCTCGGCTGCCTTCGGTCCACCTTTTTCTTACAACACCTCGTTTAATGGCAAGACAGTCTTTCCCACCGGCCAGGCGTACCAGGGGGCGGAGCCGGTCACGGGCACGATCGATTTCTTTCAGCAGAACAACCAATCCCAGACCGAAGCTGCCGTTCAGTGGGATTACAACATCACACCCACCACCAGCCTCAACAGCTTCATCTACTACTACCGCTTCGGCAGCACCAACACCGTTCCCACCAACTTCATCTATAACTCCAACTTTGGCATCGGCACCGCCGGACCAAACGGCGACTTTGGCATCGTGACGCGCAACCCGGCAGCCCAGCCCTTCGCCTCCGGTAACAAGTTCGTGGCCGAGACAGCGCTCAACTGGCAGATCTCTCCCGGTCAGACCCTCACCTTTGGGATCAACTTTACCGAGGACCGCTCCTACCAGCAGAAGCAACAGGGTAGAAGCTTCTTAGACCGCTCGGTGGCGCGCACGTCGATCTTCCTCATCGATGACATCAGCTTCAGCGATCTGATCAAAGCGAACGTGGGCATACGCTACACGAGCAGTTCGCAGTTCGGCGAGGTGCTCACCCCCGGCGTCGGCCTGCGGGTCACACCCCTGAGCTGGCTGTCGTTTCGGGCCAACTGGAACTACGTCTTCAACGCCCCCAAAATTAGCGACCTCTACGTTCAGAACGGTCCCTTTCTGGCCAACCCGAACCTGAGGCCCGAATCGGGCGTGGCGGTGGATGCGGGTGTAGACATCACCCCGGCCAACAACCTCTTCTTCCGGGCCACCTACTTCAACATCTACCTCGACGGCTTCTTCGGCAACCAGCTCTTTGCCAACCCCAACTTCAACAACCCCAACGATACGACCGGTACCTCGAACTTCGCCTTCCTGCAGCAGGTGCAGAACCTCGCTACCCTCATCTCCACCGGCATCGAATTTCAGGGCCAGTGGCAGATAACAGACCAGTTCTCGCTCCTGGTGAACTGGACCAATACCGACTCGCGGGCCGTTGGGCGCACCGATAGCATCTCGACCACCCTCTTCACCTACCAGATTCAGAACGCCGGCATCCCCTTCAACAACGTCGGTTTCCGGCTCACCTACGCGAACAAGGGGTTGATCGCCGCCTTCGTGGGCCGTTACTACGACGGCTTTGTAATCGACTACAACAACACCCGCACCCCGACGTTCTTTACCCTCGACTTCAACTCCGAGATCCCGATCACGCCCTACTTCACCCTGTTGGGCAGTGTCTTCAACATCTTCGACACCCAGTATCAAAATCCCGCCGGTCTACCCGCGCCGGGGACCACCTTCACCGTGGGCGGTCGCCTCGAAATCGGCGGCTAACGCCGCAACCCACCAAACACTGATCTCGCCCGGTGCTGCTGCGCGCCGGGTGGGATCTCTCAAATTGCGTACAGGGGGAGATTTTTCTACCTGCAAGGAGCCTGCAAGCCGTGAAACTCTATCCACTTGATTGGCAGACAAAGCTCGTCGTCACTGTCCTGGCAGGGACGCTCTCGCTCGCCGCAACCGCCCAGGCAAGCCCAAATGCGAAGCTGGCAAAATTGCCCACGGCCCGCTTCGGGAGCGAGGGTGCAAGAAGCCTCCTAGAACAGGCGAGTGTCTCTGCCGCCGACCTGGCAGTGCGTCCGGAAGCCTGGAACTGGACCCAACCGGCAACGGTGCCGCGCCTTGCCCAAGGGGCGGCTCCGGCAGCCACGCCCCAGACCGCAGCCGAACCGGCGGAACCCGCCGAAGAAGAAGGCAACGTCCTCGACGAGGTCAACGTCACCGCTACCCGCCGCCCCACCCGCGCCCGCGACACGACAGCGACCACCTACTCGATCAAAAAAGAAGATTTTCAAAAGCAGGGAGCGACCACGGTCACAGACGCGCTGGTGCTGGTGCCGGGCTTTGTCGGTCAGCCCTCGCTGGGCGGTATTCGCAACTCCGGCGGCAACTTTTTGCGCGGCTTCGACGATCAGCGCTTTCAGGTGCTCAAAGATGGCCTGCCCCTGCAGCGGCCTTCCAACAACCGCTCCGATGTCTCGGTGATCCAGGTCGCAGACCTCGAGCGCATCGAGGTCGTAACCGGTGGGGCGACGCTGCGCTACGGTTCTGGGGCAGTGGGCGGTGTCATCAACCTCATCACCGAGACGCCCAAGGGGCCACCCAAGCTCACCCTCGAATACCAGGCGGGCAGTTACGGTTTCTCGCGCTACCTGGCCAAGTACGGCGGGGGCGACGACACCTTCAGCTACAACTTGATCTACACCGGCCAGGTCGCCTTCAACAACTATCCCTTTAGCTTCACCCTGCCCAATTCGGCCCAGTTCTATGGCCCCAACGATGTCGTCACCGGCTCCACCGATCCGAACGTTCCGGACGGCACCTCGCTTTTTGGCTATCTCAAGCCCGATGTCGGCCCGCCCATCAAAGTCCAGGGCACAGCCGATGTCGCCTTCTCGGCGATCGATACCTACACGGGCAAGCTCGTCTTCAAGCCCGATCCGACCAACAAGATCACCCTCCGCCTCACCCAGCAGAACAACCGCAACTCCGGCAACGGTCCGGGAGCCTACGCCTTTGGCACCTGTTTTGGCGGCGTTGCCCTACCGGGAACCAACGGCACGATCGGCAACTTCGGCGGTCCGCGCTTCGTGCCCCTCGATACCGCCGGTCGCGAGTTGCAATGCACCCAGCAGCGCTACGTGGTCAACACGCCGACGAACCTGGTGGCGCTGCCCTACAGCTACAACACGACCCTGAGCGGCCAACCGATTCCGCCGGGCCGCGCCGATCTAGCAGAGCGGACGATCGGTACGATCGACGGCTTTCAGATCAACGACCAGAGCCAGTTCGAGGCGGCGGTCCAGTGGGACTACGACATCACCCCCACCACCAGCCTCAACAGCTTCATCTACTTCTACCGCTTTGCCAGCAACGGCTTCTACCAGCCGTCGGTCTACGGCGGCATCAACACCAACTTTCCGCTGTTCGGTCTGGGGCCGGTGCCCTCGATTCGGACCGCCGATCTGTTCGGCGACATTGCCCAGCCCTACACCGAAGGCGACAAGTTCGTCGCCGAGAGCGTGCTCAACACGCGCTTTTCGCCGGGGGGCAACCTGCAGGTGGGGCTGAATATCACCGAGGACCGCTCCTACCAGCAGAAGGGAGGAGGAACGACCTTTTTTGACAGGACGATCACCCGCAGCTCTATCTTTGCGATCGCCGACATCAGCTTCAGCGAAGAGTTGAAGGCAAATTTTGGAGCCCGCTACACCTACTCGACCCAGTTTGGCTCAGTCGGGACACCGGCGGTCGGTGTGCGCTACACGCCAAACAACTTCATCTCCTTTCGCAGCAACTACTCCTACGTCTTCAACGCGCCCAGTCTGTCGGATCTGTTCGTCTCAGGCCAGGTCTTCAGACCGAATCCGGGCCTCAGACCAGAATCCGGCGTGACCTGGGACGTGGGCTTCGACCTGACCCCGGCCCAGAATATCGGCGTGCGCTTCACCTACTTCAACACCTACCTGGACGGAGCAATCGGCACCCTGGTCTTCCGCAACCCGGATACCACTTCGCCCATCATCTTCCTGCAGCAGCAGAACAACCTCGACAGCCGCTACGCCTCGGGAATCGAGCTGCAGGCGGACTGGCAGGCGACGCCCCAGTTTTCTTTCCGGGCGGTCTGGTCCAACTACGACGTGCGCCAGTACGGCCAGATCGATAACATCAACAACCCCGCCTACCCCTTCTTCTACGGCTATCAAGATCCGAACATTCCCTTCAACCAGGTGGTCCTCACGGCGACCTACGCCAACAAGGGCTTTACAGCCACGTTGCTGGGCCGCTATGACGGTGGCAAGCGGCGCACCGGGGCGCTCGACTTTGTACCGGCCTGGTTCACCCTGGATCTGAACGTCGAGCTTCCGATCACGCCGTTTTTGACGATTACGGGCAATGTCTTCAACCTCACCGATACCCAGTACGAGTACGTGAGCGGTGTACCGGCACCGGGAACGACGTTTCGGGTGGGGGGGCGATTAGAGTTTGGGGGCTGATCCCTCACCCCCCGGCCCCCTGTCCCACAGGGATCTTTTCCCCTCACCCCCCGGCCCCCTCTCCCACAAGGGGCGAGGGGGAGAAGTAGTTGTCTTGAGGAAAGCCCGCGTCCCTGCGGACAAAATCCTCGCCGCCCCACCGAGCCGCCACAGACTCGGCGTCGGGGGGGAGGGTGAGGGGGCCACGGGTGTCCCCCTCACGCGGGGCGGGGGGTTTGGGGGGAGGGCGCGAAGGGCCCCTCCCCCCGATGGCTTTTGTTTCCTCAAGACAGCTCACCCCAAAGACCCCCCGATGGTTTTGTCTCCCAATTCAAAACACCCACCAAAAAAACCGCCAGATTGTCGCCGCAGACGTCCCGTACCAACTGGCTAAAAATTGGTTTTATCAGGTCAGGGGCTTATTCTGGCCTCAAAGTCGGAAAGGCGATCACATCGCGGATGCTGGGGCTGCCCGTAAGGAGCATGACCAGTCGGTCGATGCCGATGCCGACGCCGCCGGTGGGCGGCAGGCCGTGCTCGATGGCCGTCAAAAAGTCCTCATCAAAAGGATGGGTCTCGGTGGCTCCGGCGGCTTTGGCCTTTGCCTGGGCCTCGAAGCGCTCGCGCTGGTCTACCGGGTCGTTGAGTTCGGAGAAGCCATCGGCGGTTTCGCGGCCATTGATATAAAGCTCAAAGCGCTCGACCATGCCCTTGAGGGTGCGGTGGGACTTGGCCAGGGGCGAAATTTCGATCGGGTAGTCGAGAACAAAGGTGGGCTGGATCAAGGTCGGCTCGCACCGGTGCTCGAAGACGTGGTAGAGAATTTCACCGACGGAGAGGGAGGGGCCGGGCAGGTCGAGGCCGAGGCTCAGAGCCTTGGCGGCAGCATCGGCAGGATCGCTTATTTGATCGAAGGCGATACCGGTCACCTCCTTGACCAAATCGAACATTGTGATCCGCCGGAAGGGTTGAGCCAGATCGATGACGATCTCGGCTTCGGGTTGGAGCTGGGTGGTGCCCAGAACCTGCCGGGCGACGGTGCGCAGCAGCTCCTCGACGAGGTCCATGATGTCGTGGTAGTCGGCGTAGGCTTGATACAGCTCGACCGTTGTGAATTCCGGGTTGTGGCGGGTGGAGATGCCCTCGTTTCTGAAGATCCGGCCCAGTTCGTAGACGCGCTCGAAGCCACCCACGACCAGGCGCTTCAGGTGCAGCTCGGTGGCGATGCGCAGATAAAGATCCAGACCCAGGGCGTTGTGGTGGGTGGTGAAGGGCCGGGCCGCCGCGCCGCCCGCTTCGGTCTGCAGAACCGGCGTCTCAAATTCGAGAAAGCCCCGCTCGTCTAAATAGTGGCGGATGGCCCGAACGATGAGGGCGCGCCGCATGAGAGTCTCGCGCACCTCCGGATTGGCGATGAGGTCGAGGTAGCGCTGGCGGTGGCGCTGCTGGACGTCCTTGAAGCCGTAGTACTCAGAAGGGAGGGGGAGGATGGACTTGGTGAGCAGTTCGTACTCGTGAACGTAAACCGAAAGTTCGCCCTTCTCGGTGCGGCGGATCGTACCGCGCACGCCGATAAAGTCGCCCGCGTCGGTGAGCTTGTCGAGCCACTTGAAGGCGTCAGCGCCCATCGTCTCGCGGATGCGCCGCTTGTCAAAGTACAGCTGGATGCTGCCGGAATCGTCGCGGATCGTAAAGAAAATCAGACCCCCGGCGATGCGGCGCGAGAGGATGCGTCCGGCGACGGCGACGCTA harbors:
- a CDS encoding TonB-dependent receptor is translated as MKMKQRETHSRLLLATLVPALVGTSVLADAAQALPTTKLAELPKNSVARVKPSSSGSLDITGAKSLLEQASGSAVDLEVRPEAWNWTRPVTVPRVAQGAAPAATPQTAAEPAEPSDEETEVLDEVNVTATRRPARARDIPSVVYTVKKEDFRAQNAQTATDALSLVPGFQAAPALGGVRNAAAVFLRGFDDQRFQVLKDGLPLERSSNGRSDVSRFQVEELERIEVVTGGATLRYGSGAVGGVINLITETPKGPPKLTLQYQGGSYGFNKFVAKYGGGDDTFSYNFVYTGIVAPNRYPFQLTNQANAQFYGPNDFAKNPSCPAQFDPDGNLLNNCANGGFPDGTPLFGFLKPEVGPPVTVSGTADSSNAASDTYSGKLVFKPDPSNRITARVTQQNSSTESNSPGAYYFSPCVGGPSNFPNGTLSFDRSVAVDRSGREVGCGPQRFIINTPSAAFGPPFSYNTSFNGKTVFPTGQAYQGAEPVTGTIDFFQQNNQSQTEAAVQWDYNITPTTSLNSFIYYYRFGSTNTVPTNFIYNSNFGIGTAGPNGDFGIVTRNPAAQPFASGNKFVAETALNWQISPGQTLTFGINFTEDRSYQQKQQGRSFLDRSVARTSIFLIDDISFSDLIKANVGIRYTSSSQFGEVLTPGVGLRVTPLSWLSFRANWNYVFNAPKISDLYVQNGPFLANPNLRPESGVAVDAGVDITPANNLFFRATYFNIYLDGFFGNQLFANPNFNNPNDTTGTSNFAFLQQVQNLATLISTGIEFQGQWQITDQFSLLVNWTNTDSRAVGRTDSISTTLFTYQIQNAGIPFNNVGFRLTYANKGLIAAFVGRYYDGFVIDYNNTRTPTFFTLDFNSEIPITPYFTLLGSVFNIFDTQYQNPAGLPAPGTTFTVGGRLEIGG
- a CDS encoding TonB-dependent receptor, whose amino-acid sequence is MKLYPLDWQTKLVVTVLAGTLSLAATAQASPNAKLAKLPTARFGSEGARSLLEQASVSAADLAVRPEAWNWTQPATVPRLAQGAAPAATPQTAAEPAEPAEEEGNVLDEVNVTATRRPTRARDTTATTYSIKKEDFQKQGATTVTDALVLVPGFVGQPSLGGIRNSGGNFLRGFDDQRFQVLKDGLPLQRPSNNRSDVSVIQVADLERIEVVTGGATLRYGSGAVGGVINLITETPKGPPKLTLEYQAGSYGFSRYLAKYGGGDDTFSYNLIYTGQVAFNNYPFSFTLPNSAQFYGPNDVVTGSTDPNVPDGTSLFGYLKPDVGPPIKVQGTADVAFSAIDTYTGKLVFKPDPTNKITLRLTQQNNRNSGNGPGAYAFGTCFGGVALPGTNGTIGNFGGPRFVPLDTAGRELQCTQQRYVVNTPTNLVALPYSYNTTLSGQPIPPGRADLAERTIGTIDGFQINDQSQFEAAVQWDYDITPTTSLNSFIYFYRFASNGFYQPSVYGGINTNFPLFGLGPVPSIRTADLFGDIAQPYTEGDKFVAESVLNTRFSPGGNLQVGLNITEDRSYQQKGGGTTFFDRTITRSSIFAIADISFSEELKANFGARYTYSTQFGSVGTPAVGVRYTPNNFISFRSNYSYVFNAPSLSDLFVSGQVFRPNPGLRPESGVTWDVGFDLTPAQNIGVRFTYFNTYLDGAIGTLVFRNPDTTSPIIFLQQQNNLDSRYASGIELQADWQATPQFSFRAVWSNYDVRQYGQIDNINNPAYPFFYGYQDPNIPFNQVVLTATYANKGFTATLLGRYDGGKRRTGALDFVPAWFTLDLNVELPITPFLTITGNVFNLTDTQYEYVSGVPAPGTTFRVGGRLEFGG
- the lysS gene encoding lysine--tRNA ligase — translated: MEENLRNTRLEKAEQWRIHNINPYPYRFERTDLAAHLQQKYRDLENGQQVEDSVAVAGRILSRRIAGGLIFFTIRDDSGSIQLYFDKRRIRETMGADAFKWLDKLTDAGDFIGVRGTIRRTEKGELSVYVHEYELLTKSILPLPSEYYGFKDVQQRHRQRYLDLIANPEVRETLMRRALIVRAIRHYLDERGFLEFETPVLQTEAGGAAARPFTTHHNALGLDLYLRIATELHLKRLVVGGFERVYELGRIFRNEGISTRHNPEFTTVELYQAYADYHDIMDLVEELLRTVARQVLGTTQLQPEAEIVIDLAQPFRRITMFDLVKEVTGIAFDQISDPADAAAKALSLGLDLPGPSLSVGEILYHVFEHRCEPTLIQPTFVLDYPIEISPLAKSHRTLKGMVERFELYINGRETADGFSELNDPVDQRERFEAQAKAKAAGATETHPFDEDFLTAIEHGLPPTGGVGIGIDRLVMLLTGSPSIRDVIAFPTLRPE